A genomic stretch from Thunnus maccoyii chromosome 19, fThuMac1.1, whole genome shotgun sequence includes:
- the miga2 gene encoding mitoguardin 2, translating into MSVKRAEGMSIAQALAMTVAEIPVFLYSTFGQSIFSQLKLTPNLKKVLFATALGSVALALTAHQLKRRGRKRKQTTQGKEGQKTVGIPEALIKTGRPSSLKRGPFTGRQMMSPSTRSNDTMSGISSLAPSKHSSSSHSLASMRVPSSPNQSVNPSTPWEAEPVVEESGAIEDANAENLYLMGMELFEEALQKWEMALNIRHHTHSTSSNNSLALQGAACGDLPVVEARNKVFADKLETLLHRAYHLQEDFGSSIPTDSVLADFESEGTLILPQVESFHQLRDDDATTVTSDDSFFSAAELFDAMSIEDVYQPLKPAALYEEALSLVREGKVCYRSLRTELLECYGDQDFLAKLHCVRQAFQVLLSDETHRTFFMETGKQMIAGLMVKANKGPKGFLESYEDMLLYTQREETWPVTKMELEGRGVVCMNFFDIVLDFILMDAFEDLESPPSSVVAVLRNRWLSDSFKETALATACWSVLKAKRRLLMVPDGFISHFYAISEHVSPVLAFGFLGPRQHLTEVCTIFKQQIVQYLKDMFDHDKVRFTSAQCLAEDLLNLSHRRSEILLGYLGIDCLLELNGALPKDTEGSSGPN; encoded by the exons ATGTCAGTCAAACGAGCAGAAGGGATGTCCATCGCCCAGGCTCTGGCCATGACTGTCGCGGAGATACCAGTGTTTCTCTATTCCACATTTGGGCAG TCCATATTTTCTCAGCTAAAGCTCACCCCAAACTTGAAGAAAGTGCTGTTTGCCACAGCGCTGGGCAGCGTTGCGCTGGCTCTCACCGCTCATCAGCTGAAAAGGCGGGGGAGGAAACGGAAGCAGACAACACAGGGGAAGGAGGGCCAGAAGACAGTGGGCATACCTGAGGCGCTGATAAAGACCGGAAGGCCCTCATCATTAAAGAGAG GTCCGTTTACTGGGCGGCAGATGATGAGTCCCAGCACTCGGAGTAATGACACCATGAGTGGAATCTCTTCCCTGGCCCCTAGTAAACACTCAAGTTCCTCACACAGCCTGGCATCT ATGCGGGTCCCAAGCTCCCCaaatcaatctgtcaatccATCAACCCCCTGGGAGGCAGAGCCAGTGGTGGAAGAGTCAGGGGCAATAGAGGATGCTAATGCAGAGAATCTTTATTTAATGG GGATGGAGTTGTTCGAGGAAGCGCTACAAAAGTGGGAAATGGCCCTGAACATACGCCACCACACCCACTCGACCTCCAGCAACAACAGCCTCGCTCTGCAGGGGGCGGCGTGTGGAGACCTTCCCGTG GTTGAAGCTCGTAATAAAGTGTTCGCTGACAAGTTAGAGACGCTACTGCACAGGGCTTACCACCTACAAGAAGATTTTGGCAGCAGTATCCCAACAGACAGCGTGCTGGCAGACTTTG AGAGTGAAGGAACTCTTATCTTGCCTCAAGTGGAGAGTTTCCACCAACTGCGAGATGATGATGCCACCACTGTTACCTCTGACGATTCCTTCTTCTCAGCCGCAGAG CTGTTTGATGCCATGTCTATAGAAGATGTCTACCAGCCACTTAAGCCAGCAGCTCTCTATGAAGAAGCCTTGTCTCTGGTCCGGGAGGGTAAAGTGTGCTATAGGTCCCTGAG gactGAATTACTTGAATGTTATGGTGACCAAGACTTCCTTGCCAAGCTTCACTGTGTGAGACAAGCATTCCAG GTCCTGTTATCAGATGAAACTCACCGCACATTTTTCATGGAGACCGGGAAGCAGATGATTGCAGGGTTGATGGTGAAGGCAAACAAG gGTCCCAAAGGCTTCCTAGAGAGCTATGAGGACATGCTGCTTTACACTCAGAGAGAGGAAACGTGGCCTGTCACTAAGATGGAGCTGGAGGGCCGAGGG GTGGTGTGTATGAACTTTTTTGACATAGTGTTGGACTTCATCCTGATGGACGCGTTTGAAGACCTGGAGAGCCCTCCCTCCTCTGTGGTAGCTGTGTTGAGGAACCGCTGGCTCTCTGACAGCTTTAAAGAGACG GCTCTTGCGACTGCTTGCTGGTCTGTCTTGAAAGCGAAAAGACGTCTTCTTATG GTTCCTGATGGTTTTATCTCCCACTTCTATGCCATATCAGAACATGTGAGCCCAGTTTTAGCGTTTGGGTTTTTGGGACCCAGGCAGCACTTAACTGAAGTGTGCACCATCTTCAAG CAACAAATCGTGCAGTACCTTAAGGATATGTTCGACCACGACAAGGTCCGCTTCACCTCAGCTCAGTGCTTGGCTGAGGACCTCCTGAACCTTTCCCACCGCCGGAGTGAGATTTTACTGGGTTATCTGGGTATCGATTGCCTTCTGGAGCTCAACGGTGCCCTGCCCAAAGACACAGAGGGCTCATCGGGGCCCAACTGA